Genomic DNA from Felis catus isolate Fca126 chromosome E3, F.catus_Fca126_mat1.0, whole genome shotgun sequence:
TATACAAAGACTCCCATTTTCTTTGTCCCAAAGGGGCCTGTGCCATGGCTGAGCTTTTCCTGGGGACCTGAAATCTTGAAAATACAGGGGCATCTCTTGTAGCATCTGACAGAAGGCCTCTTAGAGGGCTTGTCTGTTGCATGCAGGGAAATGACAGTTCACGCAGAAGCCCCCTCACACTGAGAAACTTTGCTTGGGTGTTGGCCGAGTTGGCTGGACCGTAATCCTTGGCCGCACAGTCAATAGCTCTGCCCCAGTGCTGCTGCACACCAGGGATGATGCTGTGGacaaggtgccccccccccaattcaggacacacacacagctcttccTCACCAGGGCACAGTGATAGAATAAGGTCTGTGGACTCCTGCCTTGGATTAGTTGGTGCTGGGTCAAGTTGGAACCTGCATCAGAGGATTCCCTGTGCTTAGAGCCTCTCACTGCTATGGCTGGTTGCTTCTCAAAGGTCCATTGTGTGGATAGGACTGGTACTGGAGGAGCCTACCGGGAAGTCAGCCACTCTTTCACTCTAGGCACTAGTAAGACTGAATTTCCATGGGGAAACGCTGGTGCCAGAGGAGCCTGAAGCCCTGGCCTGGCTCCTGCTACACGTGGGGCTTGTGGAGAGTATAGGCGATGGGACCACTTCAGAGCTGTGGCTGGAGGCCTCCCCACACACTTTGCAGGGAACAGCTGCTCTCCTGTGTAAATTTTCTGGTGGGTAAGCAGCTTGGTGGTTAGAGAAAAAGCGTCTAATGAAGGAGACTTGTTCTCATTTGTGTGAGTGCGTGAGTAGTGTATTCTGCCCACGTGGACCATCTAGTGCTGGGCGGTGTGAGCCATCCTTGCCAAAGGCTTTAGGATAGGTGTGGAGGTGGAAGCTGTTCCTCTGGAGGGGAAACTACTCCTGCTTTATTTCTAGGAAGATAATTGTGATTCTACTTGTAAGCCTGCTTTCTCTAGGCTTTTACCGCTTGGAATTCTCCAGATTCTTGTTCTCATCTCTTTCAGGAGAATAGAAGATGCCATCTTTCCTCCTAACCACTTTCTTCCCTTCATTTGTCTGAGAAGGCAACAAGAAAACACAATCATGGCTCCTGATCACGCATACAGGGAGAATTTGGCTCATCAACTGTCAAGAACACTACCAAAATAGTTTCAGCAGCaagggtgagagaaaaaaaaaaaaaaaggacaagcaTTGGATCCTATGAAGTTGTCTTTCCAGAGTCACTTTTTCCTTGATTCAGAGCTGCACATAGGGCAGTGTTCCTCAGGTTCCCTTCCTCTACAAGCTTCTATCCCAAGTCAGACAGGACTGGAGAGTTCTTAGCTCCCTTAAAGGCCAGATGGTTCTCTCCTTCTCCTGAACTCCATCACCCTCACGTGGAAGTAACTCCCATAGGATCCCTGTCTCCCTGTGAGAAAATCCAGGAACTAGGGACTAAGGATCCCACTTCAGGGAAGGTGGAAGGGAGAAGCAGGTGATAGAAAAGAAAGCCGCCTCCTTTCTGCGGGAGGATCCGCCAACTGGCCCTTTCAGCACCAGAAACGtgtgggagaaaggaaagtgCTGGGAAAGGAAGTAAGCGGGAGACCGGGGTAGGAAGGTTGTGTGTCTCCAGGTCCCTGGCTTTCTTCGAAAAGGCGAGACAGAATGAAAGGTAAATAGGGGCGGGAAAAGTTCTGAAAGCAGACGCCCGACTCTAAGGCAGACGCCAAGCGCCTCCCACTCAGCCCGCTGGCGCTTCTGGCCGCGGGGGTAGGTGGAGCCAGCCTGCGCCCCCTCCACCCAATCAGAAAGGTGCCTCGCGTTCCCTGGCGACCATGAGTGCCTAGCAGTTGGTGTAGAGGGAGGAGGCGGGACGATCGAGCTCTACCGGCCAATCGCTGTAGTCCCTGGGAGGTAGAGGCTGTGTCTCTGGAAACCGGAGGCGGGGCTGTTTCCCTGGCAACGATCCTAGCCCTCCCGGAGGGGGTAGGGTGGAGATTAGGAGGAACCgagaggggagggggccaggaAGAGTCGGGGTGGGCGCGCCGATGTGGAGAAGTAGAGTtcgggttgggggtgggagggaggtccCAGACTCAGGAGCACTAGACGGGGAGTCCGTCCAGGTTCCCGAGGCGCGGCCGGAGCTGACCCTAAGGCCCGAGAGGGGAGGGGAGCTAGACACCGCCCCCGCTGGCGCCGGGAAGCGTCGCTCCTTCTCGCTGACCTTGGTCTCGCTTGTCGCCTCGCCCTTGGCCACAGGCACTGACGGACGCAGAGCTCTGGAGACGGATAGATAGGCTCCTGGATGGACGGAGACCTAGGGCACAGCACACAAAGTGCCCCAGCCTTTCCCGCCGGCTCCAGGGCGCCCCGTCATCCCCCACCTCAACCACGGGGCCATCCAGCCCAGGGTTAATGCCAACGAGTTTCCACCTCCAGCCGCTCCTAGAGAGGCCGTGGCGCTAGCCAGCGGGGGAAACTGGCCGCGGACGGACACTTCCTgtgcgggagggggagggggtcggACAGCCGCAGCCCAGCCCGGGCTGGGGGGCCAGACGGCGGGGTCGCGGGCGGGGAGCGACGTTCGGGGGCGGCAGGGCGAGTCGTGAAGACCCTCATCTCCGAGGCCACGACGCACGGGGGCCTTTGAGGGCCCCAGGGCAAGGCGAGACCttgtgggtgggggcggggccgcgggtaGGGGAGGGGCCCGGCCGGCCGGAGAGGCCCAGGGTCAAGACGTCCGGCCTCAGGGGCCCGGGCTGGGCAGCCGGGTCCCCTGGGCGGCGCTGAACAGGCGGGCGGCGAGGGCCCGGGTCTCAGGGCACTCAGGCCTGGTCGCAGGATCGTCCGCCATCGCCGCCGCCGCAGCACTGGGAGCCGGCGGGGATGGAACGGGAGGCGTCGCCGTGGGGCCTCGAGCCCGGGGATGTGCAAAGTCCTGATGAACTGGGGAGCCCTGAAGGGTCCCTCAAAGGTGAGGGAGGGAACGCCTCTCCGGGGAGCGTGCCTGGGAGCGGGAGAGGGGGCTGTGGGccgtgggaggggtagagagccgTGGGCTTGGACACTTGGGACTTggaggaggcgggggcggggactGGATGTCCTGGGTCGGCTAAGGGGGAGGTGGGAATTTCAGCACTTGCTCAAGGGCCAGCGAccctgctggaggaggagggagaggtttGTGACAACTAGTGTTGGGACCAAATGACCTTCCAGGCCCCACGCAATATGGGTTTTCTGTAATTCTCTGATCCTGCAGGCAACGTGAGTgagaatgaggaagaagaaatgtctCAACAAGAAGGCACTGGGGACTATGAGGTCGAAGAGATACCCTTTGGGCTTGAGCCTCAGAGCCCTGGGTTTGAGCCACAGAgccccgagtttgagccccaaagcCCCAGGTTTGAGCCTGAAAGCCCAGGTTTTGAGTCCCGAAGCCCTGGGTGTGTGCCCCCAAGCCCTGAATTTGCACCCAGAAGCCCTGAATCAGATTCTCAGagccctgagtttgagccccaaagcCCTAGGTATGAGCCCCAAAGCCCTGGGTATGAACCCCGGAGCCCTGGATATGAACCCCGGAGCCCTGGGTATGAACCCAAGAGCCCTGGATATGAACCCCAGAGTCCTGGATATGCACCCCAGAGCCCAGGATATGAGCCCCAGAATCCTGAGTTCAAAACCCAAAGCCCTGAATTTGAAGCTCAAAGTTCCAAATTTCAGGAAGGTGCAGAGATGCTTCTGAATCCGGAGGAAAAGAATCCCTTGAGCATCCCCTTGGGAGTCCATCCCTTGGACTCCTTCACCCAGGGGTTTGGGGAGCAGCCCACAGGGGCCCTGCCCCTAGGGCCACCTTTTGAGATGCCCACAGGGGCCCTACTGGCTACACCCCAGTTTGAGATGCTCCAGAATCCCCTGGGCCTAACCGGGACCCTTCGGGGGCCAGGCCGGCGGGGTGGCCGGgccaggggtgggcagggccctCGGCCTAACATCTGTGGTATCTGTGGGAAGAGCTTTGGGCGGGGCTCCACCCTGATCCAGCACCAGCGCATCCATACGGGTGAGAAGCCCTATAAATGTGAGGTCTGTAGCAAGGCCTTCTCCCAGAGCTCTGACCTCATCAAACACCAGCGCACCCACACGGGCGAGCGGCCCTACAAGTGTCCCCGTTGCGGCAAGGCCTTCGCTGACAGCTCTTACCTGCTTCGCCACCAGCGCACCCACTCTGGTCAGAAGCCCTACAAGTGCCCGCACTGTGGCAAGGCCTTCGGTGACAGCTCCTACCTCCTGCGGCACCAGCGCACCCACAGCCACGAGCGGCCCTACAGCTGCCCCGAGTGCGGCAAGTGCTACAGCCAGAACTCTTCCCTGCGCAGTCACCAGAGGGTGCACACCGGGCAAAGGCCCTTCAGCTGTGGCATCTGTGGCAAGAGCTTCTCGCAGCGCTCGGCGCTTATCCCCCACGCCCGCAGCCACGCTCGTGAGAAGCCCTTCAAGTGCCCTGAGTGCGGCAAGCGCTTCGGCcagagctctgtgctggccatCCATGCCCGCACCCACCTTCCAGGCCGCACCTACAGCTGCCCCGACTGCGGCAAGACCTTCAACCGCTCCTCCACGCTGATTCAGCACCAGCGCTCCCACACGGGCGAGCGGCCCTACAGGTGCGCCGTGTGCGGCAAGGGCTTCTGCCGCTCTTCCACGCTGCTGCAGCATCACCGGGTCCACAGCGGGGAGCGGCCCTACAAGTGCGATGACTGTGGAAAGGCCTTCTCGCAGAGCTCCGACCTCATCCGCCACCAGCGGACCCACGCAGCTGGCCGCCGCTGACCTGGGACCCctccgggggtggggaggcagtgggctgaagagaaggggacaggaagCTAGAGAAACCTTTAGAAGGAATAGTGGAAAAGCTGGAGGAGGTTGGAGGAGTGGAGGGCCAGGGTGGAGGAAGTCACGAGCCCTGGAGACTTATGGGAAACGGGCTATGGAGAGGGGTTGGAGAGAGGCCAAGCAGGCGGTGGGAGGCTCTGGGAGAGATCCAGAAAAGAGGTCAGCAGAGATCTGGCCTCGGCAGCAGCATGCCGCTTGGTGGGTGCCTGGCTTGGCGAAGTGctaggcggggaggggggaggggggagggttaCTTAGAGCGGGGTAGCTTAGATTGGTAGCTACTGAGACCCTCGTTGAGTCAGGAAGGGGTGAGGGtaagtggggtggggagtgggaccctggggtggggcctgggcctcGGTGCAAACCCCAGCCTCCCTTGTCTTCCTCAGGCTTTGGAGCCCCTGAATTTGAGTTCAATAAAAACCTTTATGTGGTAAAAGAGACTTGTCCTTAAAATGTGTGTATGGACAGTGCCCTGGGCAGTGGGAGACACTCGGTGGCAACTATACAGTGAAAGCCATAGGGCCTTGTTTGGGAAGTGCTTTTATGTTCCACGTGTCACGAGAATCTTATAATCCGATGCCCCAGAGACATGACCTTCCCATATCTTCCCAGGTTCATGTCTCATGCTTTGAATCCTGCACACGGAGGGGGCTCAGTGTGGGAGGTGCGAGAAAGCTTTCAACTTTGTGGGATATCCCTCGTACCAAACAGAGGGTCTGGTCTGTCCTTGGACCAGAGAACAGACCCTGTTCTCGTATCCAGGCCTAGAGCCTGGGTTCCATCTTCATCGCTCTCC
This window encodes:
- the ZNF768 gene encoding zinc finger protein 768, which gives rise to MEREASPWGLEPGDVQSPDELGSPEGSLKGNVSENEEEEMSQQEGTGDYEVEEIPFGLEPQSPGFEPQSPEFEPQSPRFEPESPGFESRSPGCVPPSPEFAPRSPESDSQSPEFEPQSPRYEPQSPGYEPRSPGYEPRSPGYEPKSPGYEPQSPGYAPQSPGYEPQNPEFKTQSPEFEAQSSKFQEGAEMLLNPEEKNPLSIPLGVHPLDSFTQGFGEQPTGALPLGPPFEMPTGALLATPQFEMLQNPLGLTGTLRGPGRRGGRARGGQGPRPNICGICGKSFGRGSTLIQHQRIHTGEKPYKCEVCSKAFSQSSDLIKHQRTHTGERPYKCPRCGKAFADSSYLLRHQRTHSGQKPYKCPHCGKAFGDSSYLLRHQRTHSHERPYSCPECGKCYSQNSSLRSHQRVHTGQRPFSCGICGKSFSQRSALIPHARSHAREKPFKCPECGKRFGQSSVLAIHARTHLPGRTYSCPDCGKTFNRSSTLIQHQRSHTGERPYRCAVCGKGFCRSSTLLQHHRVHSGERPYKCDDCGKAFSQSSDLIRHQRTHAAGRR